One window of the Acaryochloris thomasi RCC1774 genome contains the following:
- the dnaK gene encoding molecular chaperone DnaK has translation MLLWPSQSAVFYKRRLRLLRQADIFRRSCKHPMAKVVGIDLGTTNSCVAVMEGGKPTVIANAEGFRTTPSVVAFAKNGDRLVGQIAKRQAVMNPENTFYSVKRFIGRRQDEVNHETTEVPYKILNVNGSVKLDCPAAGKQFAPEEISANVLRKLVEDASKYLGETVTQAVITVPAYFNDSQRQATKDAGKIAGIEVLRIINEPTAASLAYGLDKKSNETILVFDLGGGTFDVSVLEVGDGVFEVLSTSGDTHLGGDDFDQKIVDYLAGEFQSSEGIDLRKDKQALQRLTEAAEKAKIELSSVTQADINLPFITATQDGPKHLDTTLTRAKFEELCSDLIDRSRIPVENAVRDAKIDKSAIDEVVMVGGSTRIPAVLDTVKRVLDKTPNQSVNPDEVVAVGAAIQAGVLAGEVKDILLLDVSPLSLGVETLGGVMTKLIPRNTTIPTKKSEVFSTAVDGQTNVEIHVLQGEREMATDNKSLGTFRLDGIPAAPRGVPQIEVIFDIDANGILNVTAKEKGTGKEQSISITGASTLSDTEVDQMVRDAETNASADQERREKIEVKNQADTLVYQAQKQMEELGDKVEGPEKEKAEALVTDLQDAIASEDTERMKSLTTELQQALYAIGTQLYQQGEGEAPPSDGGAAPGPEGGSDDSGEDDVIDAEFSES, from the coding sequence ATGCTGTTATGGCCCTCTCAATCTGCTGTTTTCTATAAGCGTCGGCTAAGGCTGCTTAGACAGGCGGATATTTTTAGAAGGAGCTGTAAGCATCCCATGGCAAAAGTTGTTGGAATCGATTTAGGAACAACCAATTCTTGTGTGGCAGTGATGGAGGGGGGGAAGCCCACTGTTATTGCTAATGCAGAGGGGTTTCGCACGACCCCATCGGTGGTTGCCTTTGCAAAGAATGGCGATCGCCTTGTGGGTCAAATTGCCAAGCGTCAGGCGGTTATGAACCCAGAGAATACTTTTTATTCTGTGAAGCGGTTCATTGGGCGGCGGCAGGATGAAGTCAATCATGAGACCACCGAAGTCCCTTACAAAATTCTCAACGTCAACGGTAGCGTCAAGCTGGACTGTCCGGCAGCGGGCAAGCAGTTTGCCCCTGAAGAGATCTCGGCGAATGTCCTGCGCAAGCTTGTGGAAGACGCTAGTAAGTACCTTGGCGAAACCGTAACTCAAGCTGTGATTACGGTTCCTGCTTATTTCAATGACTCCCAACGACAGGCCACGAAAGACGCGGGCAAGATTGCAGGTATCGAAGTTCTTCGCATTATCAACGAGCCAACGGCAGCATCTCTGGCCTATGGCTTAGATAAGAAGAGTAATGAAACAATTCTTGTTTTTGACTTGGGTGGTGGTACTTTTGACGTCTCTGTTCTAGAGGTCGGTGATGGCGTCTTTGAGGTGCTGTCAACATCTGGCGACACACACCTAGGTGGCGATGACTTTGACCAGAAGATTGTGGATTACCTCGCTGGCGAGTTCCAAAGCTCAGAAGGGATTGATCTGCGCAAGGATAAGCAAGCGCTCCAGCGGCTAACAGAGGCGGCTGAGAAAGCCAAAATCGAGCTGTCGAGCGTCACTCAAGCGGACATCAACCTGCCGTTCATCACTGCGACTCAAGATGGTCCTAAGCACTTAGATACGACGCTGACGCGAGCCAAGTTTGAAGAGCTATGCTCTGATCTCATTGATCGCAGCCGCATCCCGGTGGAGAATGCGGTGCGCGACGCCAAAATTGATAAGAGCGCCATTGATGAAGTGGTAATGGTGGGTGGCTCAACCCGTATTCCTGCGGTCTTAGACACTGTGAAGCGTGTTCTAGATAAGACTCCAAACCAGTCGGTGAACCCGGATGAAGTTGTGGCCGTCGGCGCTGCGATTCAGGCAGGTGTCCTGGCCGGTGAAGTCAAAGATATTCTGCTCTTAGATGTTTCACCTCTCTCTCTGGGGGTTGAAACGCTGGGTGGTGTAATGACGAAGCTGATTCCTCGGAACACGACTATCCCCACCAAGAAGTCTGAGGTCTTCTCCACGGCTGTGGACGGTCAGACCAATGTAGAGATTCACGTTCTCCAAGGAGAGCGGGAAATGGCGACGGATAACAAGAGCTTGGGAACTTTCCGGCTTGATGGAATTCCGGCAGCACCAAGAGGTGTCCCTCAAATTGAGGTGATCTTTGATATTGATGCTAACGGTATTCTGAACGTTACGGCGAAGGAAAAAGGCACGGGCAAAGAGCAGTCCATTAGCATTACAGGCGCTTCGACGCTTTCGGACACTGAGGTTGATCAGATGGTTCGGGATGCGGAGACAAATGCCTCGGCTGACCAGGAGCGTCGTGAGAAGATCGAGGTCAAGAATCAGGCCGATACGCTTGTCTATCAAGCTCAAAAGCAGATGGAAGAGCTAGGTGACAAGGTTGAAGGACCGGAGAAAGAGAAGGCTGAAGCGTTGGTGACTGATTTGCAAGATGCGATCGCATCTGAAGACACCGAGCGCATGAAGTCTCTGACCACCGAACTTCAGCAGGCACTGTACGCCATCGGCACTCAGCTCTACCAGCAGGGAGAAGGTGAAGCACCTCCATCTGACGGTGGCGCAGCTCCAGGACCAGAAGGCGGTAGCGACGATTCCGGTGAAGATGACGTAATTGACGCTGAGTTTTCTGAGAGCTAA
- a CDS encoding LAGLIDADG family homing endonuclease: MVLAQSPTSELSESQRAVLQKYLINGETSWEAVAQRVARFVASAEPTPELQQTWEQKFLSILLPMKFVPGGSILANSDHGTHGMLNCFVLSSEDHIHDITKLVSDSVLTTKFRGGVGINIGAEGDKGYIRPKGAPFQDGKALGPCAVLDMVSENSKKITTGNKARRGAFLFSMNWRHPDVWEFIQAKTQSTIDANLVKGIIEEMAQLTLSDEPAAEKQAKLTALQNQLGTAWVETHLNPEGKRDRRWHNANISVQLDDEFFEKLDQGDEEAQKLWHTMAQNAHDTADPGLLLIDNAKRRSPIRDFVTCTNPCVTANTWIHTGEGARQVKDLVGIQHSTYVNGELFSTTREGFWATGDKPVFRLQTQEGYHLRLTGNHRVLKVTAQTRRRQYTEWVTADALEAGDRILLHNHRQISPWQGAGTQNEGWLLGSLVGDGTFANNASGAMQGILAFWGEHHQPMLNHAVTLLNQIDCTSSFGRSYAVAGTCTQQKQKGVVSTVRLARLAQTFGIKPGHKTITTAVEQASYAFYQGFLQGLFDADGSVQGNQAKGVSLRLAQSDLPLLEAVQRMLLRMGIASTVYAQRREAQERLLPNGQGGTALYACKAQHELVIAGNNIQQFAEQIGFQDPDKAAKLNTVLATYVRTPNRERFAVTVTSLTPDGIETVYDCTVPGPACFDANGLVAHNCGEIFLPPNSACNLGSLVLTKFVHRDEQGEINVDWDDLAETVGISIRFLDNVLSVSEFATPDQKENVTNVFRQLGLGIMGWADYLKLARIPYDSQEHLEAIDHWGSWIANHAYRASETIAAEKSPCGVWSQIKDVKTGNPFEMWVDSEGNHYNGAEVLESDRQDLAQVPRRNATVLSIAPTGSIAQLAACSWAFEPDFGLTLWKQVFVDASKNEQNWVQILNPYLDELDLSDADAEIVKQTGSLAGTQYATAHPDVTGSFKIAREIPPGWHIIVQSKWQDWIDSSISKTINLPAQATVEEIKQIYRLAEKAGLKGVTIYRSGTLDSEPIKVGEAEKSEETA, encoded by the coding sequence ATGGTACTTGCACAATCCCCAACGTCTGAACTGAGCGAATCCCAAAGAGCCGTTTTGCAGAAATATCTGATCAATGGTGAAACATCTTGGGAGGCAGTCGCCCAGCGTGTCGCTCGATTTGTGGCTAGCGCCGAACCGACACCCGAGCTTCAGCAAACCTGGGAGCAGAAATTTCTCTCCATCCTGCTACCCATGAAGTTTGTGCCCGGAGGGTCCATCCTGGCAAACTCAGACCACGGCACCCACGGGATGCTCAACTGCTTTGTTTTGTCCTCCGAAGATCATATCCATGACATCACCAAGCTAGTCTCCGATTCAGTTTTGACCACCAAATTCCGGGGCGGCGTTGGCATCAACATCGGTGCAGAAGGCGACAAAGGCTACATTCGTCCCAAGGGTGCGCCCTTCCAAGATGGCAAAGCCCTTGGTCCCTGCGCTGTTCTAGATATGGTGTCCGAGAACTCCAAGAAAATCACCACAGGCAACAAAGCCCGCCGCGGTGCCTTCCTATTCTCAATGAACTGGCGTCATCCAGATGTCTGGGAATTCATTCAGGCGAAGACCCAGTCCACTATCGACGCCAATCTCGTCAAAGGCATCATCGAAGAAATGGCGCAGTTAACGCTCAGTGATGAGCCTGCCGCCGAAAAGCAAGCGAAATTGACTGCTCTGCAAAACCAGTTGGGTACAGCCTGGGTCGAGACCCACCTCAACCCCGAAGGAAAACGCGATCGCAGATGGCACAACGCCAACATCTCAGTACAGCTCGACGACGAGTTCTTTGAAAAGCTCGACCAAGGAGACGAAGAAGCCCAGAAGCTGTGGCACACAATGGCACAGAATGCCCACGACACCGCTGATCCGGGCCTGCTTTTGATTGATAACGCCAAACGTCGCAGCCCCATTCGAGATTTTGTCACCTGCACAAACCCCTGCGTCACAGCCAATACCTGGATCCACACCGGAGAGGGAGCACGCCAAGTCAAAGATTTAGTTGGCATCCAGCACAGCACTTACGTTAATGGCGAGCTGTTTAGCACTACGCGTGAAGGCTTTTGGGCCACAGGCGACAAACCTGTCTTTCGGTTGCAGACTCAGGAAGGTTACCACCTACGGTTGACCGGAAATCACCGAGTCTTGAAGGTCACAGCCCAGACCCGACGGCGTCAATATACAGAGTGGGTAACAGCAGACGCTCTAGAGGCAGGCGATCGCATCCTTCTCCACAACCACCGTCAGATTTCCCCTTGGCAAGGTGCAGGAACGCAGAACGAAGGCTGGCTTTTAGGAAGCTTAGTGGGCGACGGTACCTTTGCAAATAATGCCTCTGGGGCAATGCAGGGCATTCTGGCATTCTGGGGCGAGCATCATCAGCCCATGCTCAATCACGCAGTTACGCTGCTCAATCAAATTGACTGTACAAGCTCCTTTGGCCGTTCCTATGCCGTGGCAGGAACCTGCACTCAGCAGAAACAGAAGGGCGTTGTCTCGACCGTTCGCTTAGCGAGGTTGGCTCAGACCTTTGGAATTAAACCCGGCCACAAAACCATAACGACCGCTGTCGAACAGGCCAGCTACGCTTTCTATCAAGGATTCCTACAGGGACTTTTTGATGCCGACGGAAGCGTCCAGGGGAACCAAGCAAAGGGCGTGAGCCTGCGTCTGGCACAAAGTGATTTACCGCTTTTAGAAGCAGTACAGCGCATGCTTCTCAGGATGGGAATCGCTTCCACCGTTTATGCTCAGCGCCGAGAGGCACAGGAGCGTCTACTACCCAACGGTCAAGGAGGAACTGCTCTCTACGCCTGTAAGGCTCAGCACGAGCTAGTCATCGCAGGAAATAATATCCAGCAATTCGCAGAACAGATAGGCTTTCAGGATCCAGACAAAGCGGCAAAATTGAACACTGTTCTCGCAACTTACGTCCGCACACCCAATCGAGAGCGATTCGCGGTTACCGTCACATCACTAACCCCCGACGGTATCGAGACCGTCTATGACTGCACCGTCCCTGGTCCGGCCTGCTTTGATGCCAATGGTCTAGTCGCCCATAACTGCGGAGAAATTTTCCTGCCGCCAAATTCTGCCTGCAACCTCGGCTCCCTGGTTCTTACTAAGTTTGTACACCGTGACGAGCAGGGCGAGATCAACGTTGATTGGGATGATTTAGCTGAAACCGTCGGAATTTCAATTCGCTTTCTTGATAACGTATTGAGCGTCTCTGAGTTTGCCACCCCGGATCAGAAAGAGAACGTCACCAACGTCTTTCGTCAGTTGGGCCTAGGAATAATGGGCTGGGCTGACTATCTGAAACTGGCCCGGATTCCCTATGACTCTCAAGAACATCTCGAAGCCATTGACCACTGGGGAAGCTGGATTGCTAACCATGCCTACCGGGCCTCAGAAACCATTGCAGCAGAAAAGAGTCCCTGCGGTGTATGGTCACAAATCAAAGACGTTAAGACCGGCAACCCCTTTGAAATGTGGGTTGATAGTGAAGGCAACCACTACAATGGTGCCGAAGTGCTGGAGAGTGATCGCCAAGATCTAGCGCAAGTCCCTCGCCGGAACGCCACCGTACTTTCCATCGCCCCCACCGGCAGCATTGCGCAGCTAGCAGCCTGCTCCTGGGCCTTTGAACCTGACTTCGGCCTCACCCTCTGGAAACAAGTCTTTGTGGACGCCTCTAAGAATGAGCAGAACTGGGTCCAAATCCTCAACCCCTATCTTGATGAGCTGGATCTATCTGACGCGGATGCTGAGATCGTCAAGCAAACGGGTTCCCTCGCAGGTACTCAATATGCGACAGCACATCCAGACGTTACTGGCAGCTTCAAGATTGCCCGTGAAATTCCACCCGGCTGGCATATCATTGTCCAGT